A region of Pempheris klunzingeri isolate RE-2024b chromosome 15, fPemKlu1.hap1, whole genome shotgun sequence DNA encodes the following proteins:
- the depdc5 gene encoding GATOR1 complex protein DEPDC5 isoform X1 gives MKTNKSYKLVLHKKGFGGSDDELVVNPKVFPQVSLRDIIEIAHPTDEYSPLLLQVKSLKEDLQKETISVDQTVAQVFKLRAYQDVIVNIVDPKDVTLDLVELTFKDQYIGRGDMWRLKKSLVSTCAYVTQKVEFAGIRAQASELWVKGEKVTCGYISEDTRVVFRSTSAMVYIFIQMSCEMWDFDIYGDLYFEKAVNGFLSDLFAKWKEKNCSHEVTVVLFSRTFYSAKAIDEFPEILRGSIRQDHEGRFYEDFYRVVAQNERREEWTSLLVTIKKLFIQYPVLVRLKEADGFPAGYNSTAAQGNYLEAINLSFNVFDKHFINRNFDRTGQMSVVITPGVGVFEVDRLLMILTKQRMIDNGIGVDLVCMGEQPLHAVPLFKLHNRTTPGDSRVGDDYNLPHWINHSFYTSKSQSSCSSFTPRIKLAGRKLHAEKFKSSKDHTVCAPKDSENSLPIQVDYDAYDAQVFRLPGPSRTQRSTNFRMGRDKETSGRKSWGSVDVSAGIGASPPVRSGGPEEQRSLASDDSLGPVSNMLLIPRMPPAQYEVSSSLGYTSTRELLEKMMDPQRESSAPGRFTVGSAESTLHIRPGGYTPQRALINPFTPSRMPMKLTSNRRRWMHTFPVGPSGEAIQIHHQTRQNMAELQGNQQRDPAHTSAELLELAYHEATGRRATSRQAGENGLYIGGAMEELTGSPGSNNSGTLTNRGSSFEDFSLSGVDPTLLLSAPPTVPSFCCTVGVDWKSLTTPACLPLTTDYFPDRQALQNDYTEGCYDLLPHSDLDRREDEAPVMSASQVFEEFICQRLMQGYQIIVQSSNRRPQPSVATPLGSSPLYSRGLVSLRRAEEEETVYWLSMGRTFHKVCLKDKIITVTRYLPKYPYESAQIQYSYSLCPPHSDTQFVSCWVEFGHERLEEYKWNYLDQYICSAGSEDFSLIDSLKFWRTRFLLLPAGGARRVADGEGHWDVYGEGAGAGMAGSGDWVLLDGFIRFLEGLNRIRRRHRSDRIIRQKGTPMKGLQVTSPLPSYPAEAVAAPQGKKGTSALSALLEMEQNQRTLEEQQQAKPATAVSDPPSVVTAPIYVDSPRKDAAFILDFIRSPRSSYIYHSQLPAEASEAADKGIQPAVTAGAAAQPAGEAAASSSATDTSGQSVAGALSLSSSSTLLEILEAIKHPTTGVQLLPEQKGLPLNCFISAEVVHWLVNNVEGVATQGMAVDVMQKMLDEGLVAHASGDAMRTFVYGFYFYRIVGEKDGPTPQPPPTAAGAWSAAALEDFALFQRKWFEVAFVLEERRPCDLPAFLLPWLPSRPASYASRHSSFSRSFGGRSQAAALLAATVPEQKTVTLDVDVNNRSDRTEWCSCYYHGNFSLNAAFEIKLHWMAVTAAVLFEMVQGWHRKAASCGFLLVPVLEVPFALTSYLYGDPLRAQLFIPLNIHCLLKNGSDNLFEGFEPETYWDRMQLFQEAILYRFGFVHDKFSASAFNFPSENKPQYIHVTGTVFLQLPYSKRKYSSGQQRRRRNSTTSNSQGPFGGEERVGYYWAYNTMLTKAWRTGVLGDERLADRLLRDFTDFCGNKDNRLLHFWDSCQEKMNASAP, from the exons ATGAAGACCAACAAGTCATACAAGCTTGTGCTGCACAAGAAAGGTTTTGGTGGAAGTG ATGATGAGTTGGTCGTCAACCCAAAAGTTTTCCCTCAAGTGAGTCTGAGGGATATAATCGAGATCGCACACCCCACTGATGAATACAG TCCTCTCCTGCTGCAAGTGAAGAGCCTAAAAGAGGACCTCCAGAAAG AGACAATCAGTGTGGACCAGACTGTGGCTCAAGTCTTCAAACTGCGTGCTTACCAGGATGTCATAGTCAACATTGTTGACCCAAAG GACGTAACACTGGACCTGGTGGAGCTGACGTTCAAGGACCAGTACATCGGCAGAGGAGACATGTGGAGACTAAAGAAGAGTCTG GTGAGCACATGTGCTTATGTGACGCAGAAAGTGGAGTTTGCAGGAATCAG AGCCCAGGCCAGTGAACTTTGGGtgaagggagagaaagtgaCCTGTGGGTACATCAGCGAAGACACCAGG GTGGTGTTCAGATCCACATCTGCGATGGTGTACATCTTCATCCAGATGAGCTGTGAGATGTGGGACTTTGACATCTATG GTGATCTGTACTTTGAGAAGGCTGTGAACGGTTTCCTGTCTGACCTCTTCGCCAAGTGGAag GAGAAGAACTGCAGCCATGAGGTGACAGTCGTTCTGTTCTCGCGTACGTTCTACAGTGCCAAAGCCATTG ATGAATTCCCTGAGATTCTCAGGGGGTCCATCAGACAGGATCACGAGGGCCGTTTTTACGAAGACTTTTACAG GGTCGTGGCTCAGAATGAGAGACGTGAGGAGTGGACGTCGTTACTGGTCACTATCAAGAAGCTCTTCATTCAGTATCCTGTTCTGGTGCGGCTGAAAGAAGCAG ATGGTTTTCCTGCTGGTTATAACTCAACTGCTGCTCAAGGAAACTACCTGGAGGCCATTAACCTTTCCTTCAATG TGTTTGACAAGCACTTCATCAACCGTAACTTTGACCGCACCGGCCAGATGTCGGTGGTCATCACACCCGGGGTGGGAGTGTTTGAAGTGGACCGTCTGCTCATGATTCTCACCAAACAGCGTATGATTGACAACG GCATCGGAGTAGACTTGGTGTGTATGGGAGAGCAGCCGCTGCATGCAGTGCCATTATTTAAG CTGCACAACAGGACAACACCTGGAGACTCTCGTGTGGGAGACGACTATAACCTTCCTCACTGGATCAACCACAG CTTCTACACTTCCAAAAGTCAGAGCTCTTGTAGCTCCTTCACCCCTAGAATTAAACTGGCTGGCCGCAAG cttcATGCTGAGAAATTCAAGAGCAGTAAAGACCACA CTGTCTGTGCTCCAAAGGACTCTGAAAATAGCTTGCCTATACAGGTGGACTACGACGCCTATGATGCCCAGGTGTTCAGACTGCCTGGTCCTTCACGAACTCAGAGGAGCACCAACTTCAG GATGGGTCGAGACAAAGAGACGAGTGGGAGGAAGAGCTGGGGCTCGGTGGACGTCAGCGCAGGCATAGGCGCATCCCCTCCTGTTCGCTCTGGAGGGCCTGAGGAGCAGCGCAGCCTGGCCTCAGATGACAGTCTGGGCCCGGTGTCCAACATGCTGCTCATTCCCCGCATGCCTCCAGCCCAGTATGAAGTCAGCAGCTCCCTGGGATACACCAGCACCAGAG AGTTGTTGGAGAAGATGATGGACCCTCAGCGGGAGTCCAGTGCCCCGGGCAGGTTCACAGTGGGAAGTGCTGAGTCCACACTGCACATCCGCCCAGGAGGTTACACCCCTCAGAGAGCGCTCATAAACCCCTTCACCCCATCCAGGATGCCCATGAAGCTCACCTCCAACCGGCGACGCTGGATGCACACCTTCCCTGTCG gtccCTCTGGAGAGGCCATCCAGATCCACCATCAGACCAGACAGAACATGGCTGAGCTGCAGggcaaccagcagagagatCCTGCCCACACCTCAgctgagctgctggagctggccTATCACGAGGCCACAGGAAG GCGAGCAACCTCTAGACAAGCAGGAGAGAACGGCCTTTACATTGGTGGAGCGATGGAAGAGTTGACTGGAAGTCCAGGGAGCAACAACAGCG GAACTCTAACCAACCGTGGCTCCTCCTTTGAAGACTTCTCCCTCAGTGGTGTCGACCCAA CCCTACTGCTGTCTGCCCCCCCGACAGTGCCCAGCTTCTGCTGCACGGTGGGGGTGGACTGGAAGTCTCTGACCACGCCGGCGTGTCTGCCCCTCACCACCGACTACTTCCCTGACCGCCAGGCGCTGCAGAACGACTACACCGAAGGCTGCTACGACCTACTGCCGCACAGCGACCTGGACAG GCGGGAAGATGAAGCCCCAGTGATGAGTGCTTCTCAGGTGTTTGAGGAGTTTATCTGTCAGAGGTTGATGCAGGGCTATCAGATCATTGTCCAGTCCAGTAACAGGAGGCCACAGCCATCTGTGGCCACGCCGCTCGGCAGCAGCCCTCTTTACTCCAGAg GTCTGGTGTCTCTGCGTCgagccgaggaggaggagacggttTACTGGCTCAGTATGGGCCGCACCTTCCATAAAGTTTGCCTCAAAGACAAGATCATCACCGTTACTCGCTACCTGCCCAA gtACCCGTACGAGTCGGCTCAGATCCAGTACAGCTACAGCCTGTGTCCTCCACATTCTGATACTCAGTTCGTGTCCTGCTGGGTGGAGTTTGGCCATGAGAGACTGGAGGAGTACAAGTGGAACTACCTGGACCAGTACATCTGCTCCGCTGGCTCTGAGGACTTCAG TTTGATCGACTCTCTGAAGTTCTGGAGGACTcgcttcctcctgctgccagcCGGAGGAGCTCGGCGGGTGGCAGATGGGGAGGGGCACTGGGATGTTTATGGGGAGGGAGCGGGTGCTGGGATGGCTGGCAGCGGGGACTGGGTCCTGCTGGATGGCTTCATCCGCTTCCTGGAGGGCCTCAACCGCATTCGGCGTCGCCATCGCTCCGACAGGATCATCAGA CAGAAGGGCACACCAATGAAGGGACTGCAGGTTACCAGCCCTCTCCCTTCATATCCTGCCGAGGCGGTGGCGGCCCCACAAGGCAAGAAAGGCACATCAGCTTTATCGGCCTTACTGGAGATGGAGCAGAACCAGAG GAcactggaggagcagcagcaggctaaGCCTGCAACGGCCGTTAGTGACCCCCCAAGTGTTGTCACGGCTCCCATATATGTAGACAGTCCTCGCAAG GATGCTGCctttattttggattttatcCGTAGCCCTCGCTCCTCCTACATCTATCACTCTCAG TTGCCTGCTGAAGCTAGTGAGGCTGCAGATAAAGGAATCCAGCCAGCAGTGACAGccggagcagcagcacagcctgcaggagaggctgcagccagcagcagcgCCACAGACACCAG TGGGCAGTCTGTAGCCGgagctctttctctgtcctcctcctcaaccCTCTTGGAGATCCTGGAGGCCATCAAACATCCCAC GACTGGTGTACAGCTGCTCCCAGAGCAGAAAGGCCTTCCCCTCAACTGCTTTATCAGCGCTGAGGTCGTTCATTGGCTGGTCAATAATGTGGAGGGCGTTGCCACGCAGGGGATGGCTGTGGATGTCATGCAG AAGATGCTAGATGAAGGTTTGGTGGCCCATGCCTCTGGAGATGCCATGCGCACCTTTGTCTACGGATTCTACTTCTACAGGATCGTAGGAGAGAAGGATG GCCCAACCCCCCAGCCCCCTCCCACAGCGGCTGGAGCCTGGTCTGCTGCAGCCCTGGAGGACTTTGCCCTGTTCCAGAGGAAGTGGTTTGAGGTGGCCTTTGTGCTGGAGGAGCGGCGACCCTGCGACCTCCCGGCCTTCCTCCTGCCCTGGTTGCCTAGCCGGCCAGCCTCCTACGCAAGTAGGCACAGCTCCTTCAGCCGCAGCTTTGGAGGACGCAGCCAGGCCGCCGCACTGCTAG CTGCCACAGTCCCGGAGCAGAAGACAGTCACTCTGGACGTGGACGTTAACAACCGCAGTGACCGAACTGAATGGTGCAGCTGTTATTACCATGGAAACTTCTCCCTTAACGCTGCCTTCGAGATCAAGCTGCACTGGATGGCTGTCACTGCAGCAGTGCTATTTGAGATG GTTCAAGGTTGGCACAGGAAGGCTGCCTCCTGCGGCTTCCTGTTGGTCCCTGTGCTGGAGGTCCCTTTCGCACTGACGTCTTACCTGTACGGAGATCCACTGAGAGCCCAGCTCTTCATCCCTCTCAACATTCACTGTCTGTTAAAGAACGGCAGCGACAACCTGTTCGAAG GTTTTGAACCGGAGACATACTGGGACAGGATGCAGCTCTTTCAGGAGGCCATACTCTACAG GTTCGGCTTTGTGCACGACAAGTTTTCTGCTTCTGCCTTTAATTTCCCGTCTGAGAACAAGCCCCAGTACATCCACGTAACAG GCACCGTGTTCCTGCAGCTGCCGTACTCCAAGAGGAAGTACTCGAGTGGGCAACAGCGCCGACGCAGAAACTCCACCACCTCCAACAGCCAGGGGCCATTCGGCGGGGAAGAGCGGGTCGGTTACTACTGGGCCTACAACACCATGCTGACCAAGGCCTGGAGGACGGGCGTGCTGGGCGACGAGAGGCTTGCCGACCGCCTGCTCagagacttcacagacttctgCGGCAATAAGGACAACAGACTGCTCCACTTCTGGGACAGTTGCCAGGAGAAAATGAACGCCAGCGCTCCCTGA
- the depdc5 gene encoding GATOR1 complex protein DEPDC5 isoform X2 → MKTNKSYKLVLHKKGFGGSDDELVVNPKVFPQVSLRDIIEIAHPTDEYSPLLLQVKSLKEDLQKETISVDQTVAQVFKLRAYQDVIVNIVDPKDVTLDLVELTFKDQYIGRGDMWRLKKSLVSTCAYVTQKVEFAGIRAQASELWVKGEKVTCGYISEDTRVVFRSTSAMVYIFIQMSCEMWDFDIYGDLYFEKAVNGFLSDLFAKWKEKNCSHEVTVVLFSRTFYSAKAIDEFPEILRGSIRQDHEGRFYEDFYRVVAQNERREEWTSLLVTIKKLFIQYPVLVRLKEADGFPAGYNSTAAQGNYLEAINLSFNVFDKHFINRNFDRTGQMSVVITPGVGVFEVDRLLMILTKQRMIDNGIGVDLVCMGEQPLHAVPLFKLHNRTTPGDSRVGDDYNLPHWINHSFYTSKSQSSCSSFTPRIKLAGRKLHAEKFKSSKDHTVCAPKDSENSLPIQVDYDAYDAQVFRLPGPSRTQRSTNFRMGRDKETSGRKSWGSVDVSAGIGASPPVRSGGPEEQRSLASDDSLGPVSNMLLIPRMPPAQYEVSSSLGYTSTRELLEKMMDPQRESSAPGRFTVGSAESTLHIRPGGYTPQRALINPFTPSRMPMKLTSNRRRWMHTFPVGPSGEAIQIHHQTRQNMAELQGNQQRDPAHTSAELLELAYHEATGRRATSRQAGENGLYIGGAMEELTGSPGSNNSGTLTNRGSSFEDFSLSGVDPTLLLSAPPTVPSFCCTVGVDWKSLTTPACLPLTTDYFPDRQALQNDYTEGCYDLLPHSDLDRREDEAPVMSASQVFEEFICQRLMQGYQIIVQSSNRRPQPSVATPLGSSPLYSRGLVSLRRAEEEETVYWLSMGRTFHKVCLKDKIITVTRYLPKYPYESAQIQYSYSLCPPHSDTQFVSCWVEFGHERLEEYKWNYLDQYICSAGSEDFSLIDSLKFWRTRFLLLPAGGARRVADGEGHWDVYGEGAGAGMAGSGDWVLLDGFIRFLEGLNRIRRRHRSDRIIRKGTPMKGLQVTSPLPSYPAEAVAAPQGKKGTSALSALLEMEQNQRTLEEQQQAKPATAVSDPPSVVTAPIYVDSPRKDAAFILDFIRSPRSSYIYHSQLPAEASEAADKGIQPAVTAGAAAQPAGEAAASSSATDTSGQSVAGALSLSSSSTLLEILEAIKHPTTGVQLLPEQKGLPLNCFISAEVVHWLVNNVEGVATQGMAVDVMQKMLDEGLVAHASGDAMRTFVYGFYFYRIVGEKDGPTPQPPPTAAGAWSAAALEDFALFQRKWFEVAFVLEERRPCDLPAFLLPWLPSRPASYASRHSSFSRSFGGRSQAAALLAATVPEQKTVTLDVDVNNRSDRTEWCSCYYHGNFSLNAAFEIKLHWMAVTAAVLFEMVQGWHRKAASCGFLLVPVLEVPFALTSYLYGDPLRAQLFIPLNIHCLLKNGSDNLFEGFEPETYWDRMQLFQEAILYRFGFVHDKFSASAFNFPSENKPQYIHVTGTVFLQLPYSKRKYSSGQQRRRRNSTTSNSQGPFGGEERVGYYWAYNTMLTKAWRTGVLGDERLADRLLRDFTDFCGNKDNRLLHFWDSCQEKMNASAP, encoded by the exons ATGAAGACCAACAAGTCATACAAGCTTGTGCTGCACAAGAAAGGTTTTGGTGGAAGTG ATGATGAGTTGGTCGTCAACCCAAAAGTTTTCCCTCAAGTGAGTCTGAGGGATATAATCGAGATCGCACACCCCACTGATGAATACAG TCCTCTCCTGCTGCAAGTGAAGAGCCTAAAAGAGGACCTCCAGAAAG AGACAATCAGTGTGGACCAGACTGTGGCTCAAGTCTTCAAACTGCGTGCTTACCAGGATGTCATAGTCAACATTGTTGACCCAAAG GACGTAACACTGGACCTGGTGGAGCTGACGTTCAAGGACCAGTACATCGGCAGAGGAGACATGTGGAGACTAAAGAAGAGTCTG GTGAGCACATGTGCTTATGTGACGCAGAAAGTGGAGTTTGCAGGAATCAG AGCCCAGGCCAGTGAACTTTGGGtgaagggagagaaagtgaCCTGTGGGTACATCAGCGAAGACACCAGG GTGGTGTTCAGATCCACATCTGCGATGGTGTACATCTTCATCCAGATGAGCTGTGAGATGTGGGACTTTGACATCTATG GTGATCTGTACTTTGAGAAGGCTGTGAACGGTTTCCTGTCTGACCTCTTCGCCAAGTGGAag GAGAAGAACTGCAGCCATGAGGTGACAGTCGTTCTGTTCTCGCGTACGTTCTACAGTGCCAAAGCCATTG ATGAATTCCCTGAGATTCTCAGGGGGTCCATCAGACAGGATCACGAGGGCCGTTTTTACGAAGACTTTTACAG GGTCGTGGCTCAGAATGAGAGACGTGAGGAGTGGACGTCGTTACTGGTCACTATCAAGAAGCTCTTCATTCAGTATCCTGTTCTGGTGCGGCTGAAAGAAGCAG ATGGTTTTCCTGCTGGTTATAACTCAACTGCTGCTCAAGGAAACTACCTGGAGGCCATTAACCTTTCCTTCAATG TGTTTGACAAGCACTTCATCAACCGTAACTTTGACCGCACCGGCCAGATGTCGGTGGTCATCACACCCGGGGTGGGAGTGTTTGAAGTGGACCGTCTGCTCATGATTCTCACCAAACAGCGTATGATTGACAACG GCATCGGAGTAGACTTGGTGTGTATGGGAGAGCAGCCGCTGCATGCAGTGCCATTATTTAAG CTGCACAACAGGACAACACCTGGAGACTCTCGTGTGGGAGACGACTATAACCTTCCTCACTGGATCAACCACAG CTTCTACACTTCCAAAAGTCAGAGCTCTTGTAGCTCCTTCACCCCTAGAATTAAACTGGCTGGCCGCAAG cttcATGCTGAGAAATTCAAGAGCAGTAAAGACCACA CTGTCTGTGCTCCAAAGGACTCTGAAAATAGCTTGCCTATACAGGTGGACTACGACGCCTATGATGCCCAGGTGTTCAGACTGCCTGGTCCTTCACGAACTCAGAGGAGCACCAACTTCAG GATGGGTCGAGACAAAGAGACGAGTGGGAGGAAGAGCTGGGGCTCGGTGGACGTCAGCGCAGGCATAGGCGCATCCCCTCCTGTTCGCTCTGGAGGGCCTGAGGAGCAGCGCAGCCTGGCCTCAGATGACAGTCTGGGCCCGGTGTCCAACATGCTGCTCATTCCCCGCATGCCTCCAGCCCAGTATGAAGTCAGCAGCTCCCTGGGATACACCAGCACCAGAG AGTTGTTGGAGAAGATGATGGACCCTCAGCGGGAGTCCAGTGCCCCGGGCAGGTTCACAGTGGGAAGTGCTGAGTCCACACTGCACATCCGCCCAGGAGGTTACACCCCTCAGAGAGCGCTCATAAACCCCTTCACCCCATCCAGGATGCCCATGAAGCTCACCTCCAACCGGCGACGCTGGATGCACACCTTCCCTGTCG gtccCTCTGGAGAGGCCATCCAGATCCACCATCAGACCAGACAGAACATGGCTGAGCTGCAGggcaaccagcagagagatCCTGCCCACACCTCAgctgagctgctggagctggccTATCACGAGGCCACAGGAAG GCGAGCAACCTCTAGACAAGCAGGAGAGAACGGCCTTTACATTGGTGGAGCGATGGAAGAGTTGACTGGAAGTCCAGGGAGCAACAACAGCG GAACTCTAACCAACCGTGGCTCCTCCTTTGAAGACTTCTCCCTCAGTGGTGTCGACCCAA CCCTACTGCTGTCTGCCCCCCCGACAGTGCCCAGCTTCTGCTGCACGGTGGGGGTGGACTGGAAGTCTCTGACCACGCCGGCGTGTCTGCCCCTCACCACCGACTACTTCCCTGACCGCCAGGCGCTGCAGAACGACTACACCGAAGGCTGCTACGACCTACTGCCGCACAGCGACCTGGACAG GCGGGAAGATGAAGCCCCAGTGATGAGTGCTTCTCAGGTGTTTGAGGAGTTTATCTGTCAGAGGTTGATGCAGGGCTATCAGATCATTGTCCAGTCCAGTAACAGGAGGCCACAGCCATCTGTGGCCACGCCGCTCGGCAGCAGCCCTCTTTACTCCAGAg GTCTGGTGTCTCTGCGTCgagccgaggaggaggagacggttTACTGGCTCAGTATGGGCCGCACCTTCCATAAAGTTTGCCTCAAAGACAAGATCATCACCGTTACTCGCTACCTGCCCAA gtACCCGTACGAGTCGGCTCAGATCCAGTACAGCTACAGCCTGTGTCCTCCACATTCTGATACTCAGTTCGTGTCCTGCTGGGTGGAGTTTGGCCATGAGAGACTGGAGGAGTACAAGTGGAACTACCTGGACCAGTACATCTGCTCCGCTGGCTCTGAGGACTTCAG TTTGATCGACTCTCTGAAGTTCTGGAGGACTcgcttcctcctgctgccagcCGGAGGAGCTCGGCGGGTGGCAGATGGGGAGGGGCACTGGGATGTTTATGGGGAGGGAGCGGGTGCTGGGATGGCTGGCAGCGGGGACTGGGTCCTGCTGGATGGCTTCATCCGCTTCCTGGAGGGCCTCAACCGCATTCGGCGTCGCCATCGCTCCGACAGGATCATCAGA AAGGGCACACCAATGAAGGGACTGCAGGTTACCAGCCCTCTCCCTTCATATCCTGCCGAGGCGGTGGCGGCCCCACAAGGCAAGAAAGGCACATCAGCTTTATCGGCCTTACTGGAGATGGAGCAGAACCAGAG GAcactggaggagcagcagcaggctaaGCCTGCAACGGCCGTTAGTGACCCCCCAAGTGTTGTCACGGCTCCCATATATGTAGACAGTCCTCGCAAG GATGCTGCctttattttggattttatcCGTAGCCCTCGCTCCTCCTACATCTATCACTCTCAG TTGCCTGCTGAAGCTAGTGAGGCTGCAGATAAAGGAATCCAGCCAGCAGTGACAGccggagcagcagcacagcctgcaggagaggctgcagccagcagcagcgCCACAGACACCAG TGGGCAGTCTGTAGCCGgagctctttctctgtcctcctcctcaaccCTCTTGGAGATCCTGGAGGCCATCAAACATCCCAC GACTGGTGTACAGCTGCTCCCAGAGCAGAAAGGCCTTCCCCTCAACTGCTTTATCAGCGCTGAGGTCGTTCATTGGCTGGTCAATAATGTGGAGGGCGTTGCCACGCAGGGGATGGCTGTGGATGTCATGCAG AAGATGCTAGATGAAGGTTTGGTGGCCCATGCCTCTGGAGATGCCATGCGCACCTTTGTCTACGGATTCTACTTCTACAGGATCGTAGGAGAGAAGGATG GCCCAACCCCCCAGCCCCCTCCCACAGCGGCTGGAGCCTGGTCTGCTGCAGCCCTGGAGGACTTTGCCCTGTTCCAGAGGAAGTGGTTTGAGGTGGCCTTTGTGCTGGAGGAGCGGCGACCCTGCGACCTCCCGGCCTTCCTCCTGCCCTGGTTGCCTAGCCGGCCAGCCTCCTACGCAAGTAGGCACAGCTCCTTCAGCCGCAGCTTTGGAGGACGCAGCCAGGCCGCCGCACTGCTAG CTGCCACAGTCCCGGAGCAGAAGACAGTCACTCTGGACGTGGACGTTAACAACCGCAGTGACCGAACTGAATGGTGCAGCTGTTATTACCATGGAAACTTCTCCCTTAACGCTGCCTTCGAGATCAAGCTGCACTGGATGGCTGTCACTGCAGCAGTGCTATTTGAGATG GTTCAAGGTTGGCACAGGAAGGCTGCCTCCTGCGGCTTCCTGTTGGTCCCTGTGCTGGAGGTCCCTTTCGCACTGACGTCTTACCTGTACGGAGATCCACTGAGAGCCCAGCTCTTCATCCCTCTCAACATTCACTGTCTGTTAAAGAACGGCAGCGACAACCTGTTCGAAG GTTTTGAACCGGAGACATACTGGGACAGGATGCAGCTCTTTCAGGAGGCCATACTCTACAG GTTCGGCTTTGTGCACGACAAGTTTTCTGCTTCTGCCTTTAATTTCCCGTCTGAGAACAAGCCCCAGTACATCCACGTAACAG GCACCGTGTTCCTGCAGCTGCCGTACTCCAAGAGGAAGTACTCGAGTGGGCAACAGCGCCGACGCAGAAACTCCACCACCTCCAACAGCCAGGGGCCATTCGGCGGGGAAGAGCGGGTCGGTTACTACTGGGCCTACAACACCATGCTGACCAAGGCCTGGAGGACGGGCGTGCTGGGCGACGAGAGGCTTGCCGACCGCCTGCTCagagacttcacagacttctgCGGCAATAAGGACAACAGACTGCTCCACTTCTGGGACAGTTGCCAGGAGAAAATGAACGCCAGCGCTCCCTGA